A single genomic interval of Streptomyces sp. NBC_00663 harbors:
- the gyrB gene encoding DNA topoisomerase (ATP-hydrolyzing) subunit B, which produces MLCQKGRFVADSGNPNENIPSTAAGAHGEVTASYDASAITVLEGLDAVRKRPGMYIGSTGERGLHHLVQEVVDNSVDEALAGHADTIDVTILADGGVRVVDNGRGIPVGIHPVEKKPAVEVVLTVLHAGGKFGGGGYAVSGGLHGVGVSVVNALSTKLAVDIKTDGYRWTQEYKGGAPTAPLEQHEATQETGTTVTFWADPDIFETTVYSFETLSRRFQEMAFLNKGLRINLTDERESAKATAGADEAGEDEKHEVKTVSYHYEGGIVDFVKYLNSRKGEPVHPSIIDLEAEDKERSLSLEVAMQWNSGYTEGVYSFANIIHTHEGGTHEEGFRAALTNLINKYARDKKLLREKDDNLTGDDIREGLTAIISIKLSEPQFEGQTKTKLGNTEAKTFVQKAVYEHLNDWLDRNPVEAADIIRKGIQAATARVAARKARDLTRRKGLLESASLPGKLSDCQSNDPTKCEIFIVEGDSAGGSAKSGRNPQYQAILPIRGKILNVEKARIDKILQNQEIQALISAFGTGVHEDFDIEKLRYHKIILMADADVDGQHISTLLLTFLFRFMRPLVEAGHVYLSRPPLYKLKWGRDDIEYAYSDRERDALLEMGRQRGKRVREDSIQRFKGLGEMNAEELRVTTMDQEHRVLGQVTLDDAAQADDLFSVLMGEDVEARRAFIQRNAKDVRFLDI; this is translated from the coding sequence GTGCTGTGCCAGAAAGGGCGCTTCGTGGCCGATTCCGGCAACCCCAACGAGAACATCCCGTCCACCGCCGCCGGCGCGCACGGCGAGGTCACCGCCTCGTACGACGCCAGCGCCATCACCGTCCTCGAGGGTCTGGACGCGGTTCGCAAGCGACCCGGTATGTACATCGGCTCGACGGGCGAGCGCGGCCTGCACCACCTGGTGCAGGAGGTCGTCGACAACTCGGTCGACGAGGCGCTGGCCGGTCACGCGGACACCATCGACGTGACGATCCTGGCCGACGGCGGTGTACGGGTCGTCGACAACGGCCGTGGCATCCCGGTGGGCATCCACCCGGTCGAGAAGAAGCCGGCCGTCGAGGTCGTGCTCACCGTGCTGCACGCGGGCGGCAAGTTCGGCGGCGGCGGGTACGCCGTCTCCGGTGGTCTGCACGGCGTCGGCGTGTCCGTCGTGAACGCGCTTTCCACCAAGCTGGCCGTCGACATCAAGACCGACGGCTACCGCTGGACGCAGGAGTACAAGGGCGGCGCCCCGACCGCGCCCCTGGAGCAGCACGAAGCGACCCAGGAGACCGGCACCACGGTCACCTTCTGGGCCGACCCGGACATCTTCGAGACCACGGTGTACTCCTTCGAGACGCTGTCGCGGCGTTTCCAGGAGATGGCGTTCCTCAACAAGGGCCTGCGCATCAACCTCACCGACGAGCGTGAGTCGGCGAAGGCCACCGCCGGTGCGGACGAGGCGGGCGAGGACGAGAAGCACGAGGTCAAGACCGTCTCGTACCACTACGAGGGCGGCATCGTCGACTTCGTGAAGTACCTCAACTCCCGCAAGGGAGAGCCGGTCCACCCCTCCATCATCGACCTCGAGGCCGAGGACAAGGAGCGCAGCCTCTCGCTCGAGGTCGCGATGCAGTGGAACAGCGGCTACACCGAGGGCGTGTACTCGTTCGCCAACATCATCCACACGCATGAGGGCGGTACGCACGAAGAGGGCTTCCGCGCGGCGCTGACGAACCTGATCAACAAGTACGCGCGCGACAAGAAGCTGCTCCGTGAGAAGGACGACAACCTCACGGGTGACGACATCCGCGAGGGTCTGACGGCGATCATCTCGATCAAGCTGAGCGAGCCGCAGTTCGAGGGCCAGACGAAGACCAAGCTGGGCAACACGGAGGCGAAGACCTTCGTGCAGAAGGCTGTCTACGAGCACCTCAACGACTGGCTGGACCGCAACCCGGTCGAGGCCGCGGACATCATCCGCAAGGGCATCCAGGCGGCCACCGCGCGCGTGGCGGCCCGCAAGGCCCGTGACCTGACGCGTCGTAAGGGTCTGCTGGAGTCGGCGTCGCTGCCGGGCAAGCTGAGCGACTGCCAGTCCAACGACCCGACGAAGTGCGAGATCTTCATCGTCGAGGGTGACTCCGCCGGCGGTTCGGCCAAGTCCGGCCGTAACCCGCAGTACCAGGCGATCCTCCCGATCCGGGGCAAGATCCTCAACGTCGAGAAGGCGCGGATCGACAAGATCCTTCAGAACCAGGAGATCCAGGCGCTGATCTCGGCCTTCGGCACGGGTGTGCACGAGGACTTCGACATCGAGAAGCTCCGCTATCACAAGATCATCCTGATGGCGGACGCCGACGTCGACGGTCAGCACATCTCCACCCTGCTGCTGACCTTCCTGTTCCGCTTCATGCGGCCGCTGGTCGAGGCCGGGCACGTGTATCTCTCCCGTCCGCCGCTCTACAAGCTCAAGTGGGGCCGGGACGACATCGAGTACGCGTACTCGGACCGCGAGCGCGACGCGCTCCTCGAAATGGGCCGCCAGCGCGGCAAGCGGGTCCGTGAGGACTCGATCCAGCGCTTCAAGGGTCTCGGCGAGATGAACGCCGAGGAGCTGCGCGTGACGACCATGGACCAGGAGCACCGCGTCCTCGGTCAGGTCACCCTCGACGACGCCGCCCAGGCCGACGACCTGTTCTCGGTCCTCATGGGCGAGGACGTCGAGGCCCGCCGCGCGTTCATCCAGCGCAACGCCAAGGACGTCCGCTTCCTCGACATCTGA
- a CDS encoding DUF721 domain-containing protein has protein sequence MSGSPEEPTPQKAPEPSGVDLARVALRAAKEQARARGDAAQQKKQARRGGLRSGARADGRDPMALGSAINRLISERGWEAPAAVGGVMGRWPEIVGEDVAKHCEPERYDEDERVLVVRCDSTAWATNLRLLAPTLVARLNEDLGHGAVRIIKVQGPGGPPRRYGPLRAPGSTGPGDTYG, from the coding sequence ATGAGCGGCAGTCCTGAGGAGCCCACTCCCCAGAAGGCGCCTGAACCCTCCGGTGTCGACCTCGCGCGCGTGGCGCTGCGCGCGGCCAAGGAGCAGGCACGCGCGCGGGGGGACGCGGCGCAGCAGAAGAAGCAGGCGCGGCGGGGTGGTCTGCGCTCCGGCGCGCGCGCTGACGGGCGTGACCCGATGGCGCTGGGGTCGGCGATCAACCGGCTGATCAGTGAGCGGGGTTGGGAGGCGCCGGCGGCGGTCGGTGGGGTGATGGGGCGCTGGCCGGAGATCGTCGGCGAGGACGTGGCCAAGCACTGTGAGCCGGAACGGTACGACGAGGACGAGCGGGTGCTGGTCGTGCGTTGTGACTCGACGGCGTGGGCGACGAATCTGCGGTTGCTCGCGCCGACGCTGGTGGCCCGGTTGAACGAGGATCTGGGGCACGGCGCGGTGCGGATCATCAAGGTGCAGGGTCCCGGGGGTCCCCCGCGGCGCTACGGCCCCCTGCGTGCCCCGGGCAGCACGGGGCCTGGTGACACCTATGGATGA
- the recF gene encoding DNA replication/repair protein RecF (All proteins in this family for which functions are known are DNA-binding proteins that assist the filamentation of RecA onto DNA for the initiation of recombination or recombinational repair.): MHVTHLSLADFRSYARVEVPLDPGVTAFVGPNGQGKTNLVEAVGYLATLGSHRVSSDAPLVRMGADRAIVRAQVRQGERQQLVELELNPGKANRARINRSSQVRPRDVLGIVRTVLFAPEDLALVKGDPGERRRFLDELITARSPRMAGVRSDYERVLKQRNTLLKSAALARRHGGRSMDLSTLDVWDQHLARVGAELLAQRLDLIAAIQPLADKAYEQLAPGGGPIALEYKPSAPGEAHTRENLHEQLMAALAEARKQEIERGVTLVGPHRDDLLLKLGQLPAKGYASHGESWSYALALRLASYDLLRAEGNEPVLILDDVFAELDTRRRERLAELVAPGEQVLVTAAVDDDVPHLLAGARYSVSGGVVERV; the protein is encoded by the coding sequence ATGCACGTCACGCATCTGTCGCTGGCCGACTTCCGCTCGTACGCCCGGGTCGAAGTTCCGCTCGACCCGGGCGTCACCGCCTTCGTCGGCCCCAACGGGCAGGGCAAGACGAACCTGGTCGAGGCGGTCGGCTATCTCGCCACCCTCGGCAGCCACCGCGTCTCCTCCGACGCCCCCCTGGTCCGTATGGGCGCCGACCGTGCGATCGTCCGGGCACAGGTGCGGCAGGGCGAGCGGCAGCAGCTGGTCGAGCTGGAGCTGAACCCGGGCAAGGCGAACCGGGCCCGTATCAACAGGTCCTCGCAGGTCAGACCGCGTGATGTGCTCGGCATCGTCAGGACCGTCCTCTTCGCTCCCGAGGACCTCGCCCTGGTCAAGGGCGACCCCGGGGAGCGGCGCCGCTTCCTCGACGAGCTGATCACCGCCCGCTCCCCGCGCATGGCGGGCGTGCGCTCCGACTACGAGCGGGTGCTCAAGCAGCGCAACACCCTGCTGAAGTCGGCCGCGCTCGCGCGTCGGCACGGCGGCCGGTCCATGGATCTGTCCACCCTCGACGTGTGGGACCAGCACCTCGCGCGCGTGGGTGCCGAGCTGCTCGCCCAGCGGCTCGATCTGATCGCCGCGATCCAGCCGCTGGCCGACAAGGCGTACGAGCAGCTGGCGCCGGGCGGTGGCCCGATCGCTCTGGAGTACAAGCCGTCGGCGCCCGGCGAGGCGCACACGCGCGAGAATCTGCACGAGCAGCTGATGGCGGCGCTCGCGGAGGCCCGTAAGCAGGAGATCGAGCGGGGTGTGACCCTGGTCGGTCCCCATAGGGACGATCTGCTTCTCAAACTCGGTCAGCTGCCCGCCAAGGGGTACGCCTCGCACGGGGAGTCCTGGTCGTACGCGCTGGCGCTGCGGCTCGCGTCGTACGACCTGCTGCGTGCGGAGGGCAATGAGCCGGTGCTGATCCTCGACGATGTGTTCGCCGAGCTGGACACCCGGCGGCGGGAGCGGCTGGCGGAGCTGGTGGCGCCCGGGGAGCAGGTGCTGGTGACGGCGGCGGTCGACGACGACGTACCGCATCTGCTGGCCGGGGCGCGGTACTCGGTGTCCGGCGGGGTGGTGGAGCGCGTATGA
- the gnd gene encoding phosphogluconate dehydrogenase (NAD(+)-dependent, decarboxylating), with translation MELGLVGLGKMGGNMRERIRRAGHTVIGFDRNPDLADVHSLEELVGKLKGPRVVWVMVPAGAATQSTVDELAELLEPGDVVVDGGNSRWTDDEKHAEELAAKGIGFVDCGVSGGVWGLENGYALMYGGDAENVAKVRPVFDALKPEGDFGAVHAGKVGAGHFAKMVHNGIEYAMMQAYAEGWELLEKVDSVTDVREVFRSWQEGTVIRSWLLDLAVNALDEDEHLDKLRGYAQDSGEGRWTVEAAIDNAVPLPAITASLFARFASRQDDSPQMKMIAALRNQFGGHAVEKK, from the coding sequence ATGGAGCTCGGTCTCGTCGGCCTCGGCAAGATGGGCGGCAACATGCGCGAGCGGATCCGCCGCGCAGGCCACACCGTCATCGGATTCGACCGCAACCCGGACCTCGCCGATGTCCACAGCCTGGAAGAGCTTGTGGGCAAGTTGAAGGGCCCGCGGGTCGTGTGGGTGATGGTCCCGGCCGGTGCCGCCACCCAGTCGACGGTCGACGAGCTGGCCGAGCTCCTGGAGCCGGGTGACGTCGTCGTGGACGGCGGCAACTCCCGCTGGACAGACGACGAGAAGCACGCCGAGGAGCTCGCGGCCAAGGGCATCGGCTTCGTCGACTGCGGTGTCTCCGGCGGTGTGTGGGGCCTGGAGAACGGCTACGCGCTGATGTACGGCGGCGACGCGGAGAACGTCGCCAAGGTGCGGCCGGTCTTCGACGCGCTCAAGCCCGAGGGCGACTTCGGCGCGGTGCACGCCGGCAAGGTGGGCGCCGGGCACTTCGCGAAGATGGTCCACAACGGCATCGAGTACGCGATGATGCAGGCCTACGCCGAGGGCTGGGAGCTCCTGGAGAAGGTCGACTCCGTCACCGACGTACGCGAGGTGTTCCGGTCCTGGCAGGAGGGCACGGTCATCCGTTCCTGGCTGCTCGACCTGGCCGTCAACGCCCTCGACGAGGACGAGCACCTGGACAAGCTGCGCGGCTACGCACAGGACTCCGGCGAGGGCCGGTGGACCGTGGAGGCCGCCATCGACAACGCGGTGCCGCTGCCGGCGATCACCGCGTCCCTGTTCGCGCGGTTCGCGTCCCGTCAGGACGACTCGCCGCAGATGAAGATGATCGCGGCGCTGCGCAACCAGTTCGGCGGCCACGCGGTCGAGAAGAAGTAA
- the dnaN gene encoding DNA polymerase III subunit beta has product MKIRVERDVLAEAVAWAARSLPARPPAPVLAGLLLKADDGQLSLSSFDYEVSARVSVEAEVEEEGTVLVSGRLLADICRALPNRPVEISTDGVRATVVCGSSRFTLHTLPVEEYPALPQMPTATGTVPGEVFASAASQVAIAAGRDDTLPVLTGVRIEIEGDTVTLASTDRYRFAVREFLWKPENPEASAVALVPAKTLLDTAKALTSGDSVTLALSGSGAGEGLIGFEGAGRRTTTRLLEGDLPKYRSLFPTEFNSVAVIETAPFVEAVKRVALVAERNTPVRLSFEQGVLILEAGSSDDAQAVERVDANLEGDDVSIAFNPTFLLDGLSAIDSPVAQLSFTTSTKPALLSGKPALDAEADEAYKYLIMPVRLSG; this is encoded by the coding sequence GTGAAGATCCGGGTGGAACGCGACGTACTCGCGGAGGCAGTGGCCTGGGCGGCACGCAGCCTCCCGGCCCGTCCGCCGGCGCCTGTCCTCGCCGGCCTGCTGCTGAAGGCCGACGACGGCCAGCTGAGCCTGTCCAGCTTCGACTACGAGGTCTCCGCGCGGGTCAGCGTCGAGGCCGAGGTCGAGGAGGAGGGCACGGTCCTGGTCTCCGGCCGGCTGCTCGCCGACATCTGCCGCGCCCTGCCCAACCGCCCGGTCGAGATTTCCACAGACGGTGTACGGGCGACCGTGGTCTGCGGCTCCTCCCGGTTCACCCTCCACACCCTGCCTGTGGAGGAGTACCCGGCGCTGCCGCAGATGCCTACCGCGACCGGCACCGTCCCCGGTGAGGTCTTCGCCTCCGCCGCCTCCCAGGTCGCCATCGCGGCCGGCCGCGACGACACGCTGCCCGTGCTGACCGGTGTGCGCATCGAGATCGAGGGCGACACCGTCACGCTGGCCTCCACCGACCGCTACCGCTTCGCGGTCCGTGAGTTCCTGTGGAAGCCGGAGAACCCCGAGGCGTCCGCGGTGGCCCTGGTGCCCGCCAAGACGCTCCTGGACACCGCCAAGGCGCTCACGAGTGGCGACAGCGTCACCCTGGCGCTCTCCGGCTCGGGCGCCGGCGAGGGCCTGATCGGTTTCGAGGGCGCGGGCCGTCGTACGACGACCCGTCTGCTGGAGGGCGACCTCCCGAAGTACCGCTCGCTGTTCCCGACCGAGTTCAACTCCGTCGCCGTGATCGAGACCGCCCCCTTCGTGGAGGCCGTCAAGCGCGTGGCGCTGGTCGCCGAGCGCAACACCCCGGTGCGGCTGAGCTTCGAGCAGGGCGTGCTGATCCTGGAGGCCGGTTCCAGCGACGACGCACAGGCTGTGGAGCGCGTCGACGCCAACCTGGAGGGCGACGACGTGTCGATCGCCTTCAACCCGACCTTCCTGCTGGACGGCCTGAGCGCGATCGACTCCCCGGTCGCCCAGCTGTCCTTCACGACGTCCACGAAGCCCGCGCTGCTCAGCGGCAAGCCGGCTCTGGACGCGGAGGCGGACGAGGCCTACAAGTACCTGATCATGCCGGTGCGACTCAGCGGCTGA
- the dnaA gene encoding chromosomal replication initiator protein DnaA, which yields MADVPADLAAVWPRVLEQLLGEGRGQGVEVKDEHWIRRCQPLALVADTALLAVPNEFAKGVLEGRLAPIVSETLSRECGRPIRIAITVDDSAGEPPAPPAPQPPRPQSRYEEPELPAGQYDGQGGQGGKYDGNPYDHQYEGYGRHRADDRQPGRPEQLPGGPGDQLPTARPAYPGEYQRPEPGAWPRPQQDEYSWQQPRLGFPERDPYATPSAQESYPQEPYPKDAYASPPQDYRPQPMDRPPYDGQRPDYEQQRADYDQPRRDDYDKPGPRRDDYDQPGPRRDLPEPPSAGGHAHRGGHGGSALPSAGGAPGPSAAKPAPASGPGEPTARLNPKYLFDTFVIGASNRFAHAAAVAVAEAPAKAYNPLFIYGESGLGKTHLLHAIGHYARSLYPGTRVRYVSSEEFTNEFINSIRDGKGDSFRKRYREMDILLVDDIQFLADKESTQEEFFHTFNTLHNANKQIVLSSDRPPKQLVTLEDRLRNRFEWGLITDVQPPELETRIAILRKKAVQEQLNAPPEVLEFIASRISRNIRELEGALIRVTAFASLNRQPVDLGLTEIVLKDLIPGGEDSAPEITSTAIMGATADYFGLTVEDLCGTSRGRALVTARQIAMYLCRELTDLSLPKIGALFGGRDHTTVMHADRKIRNLMAERRSIYNQVTELTNRIKNG from the coding sequence GTGGCTGACGTACCTGCCGATCTTGCCGCAGTGTGGCCACGAGTACTGGAGCAGCTCCTCGGCGAGGGCCGCGGGCAGGGCGTGGAGGTCAAGGACGAGCACTGGATCCGCCGCTGCCAGCCGCTCGCGCTGGTCGCGGACACCGCCCTGCTCGCCGTACCGAACGAGTTTGCGAAGGGCGTGCTCGAAGGCCGCCTCGCCCCGATCGTCAGCGAGACCCTGAGCCGCGAGTGCGGCCGCCCGATCCGCATCGCGATCACCGTCGACGACTCCGCCGGCGAGCCCCCGGCCCCACCGGCGCCCCAACCGCCCCGCCCCCAGTCGCGCTACGAGGAGCCCGAGCTCCCCGCCGGCCAGTACGACGGCCAAGGCGGCCAGGGCGGCAAGTACGACGGCAACCCGTACGACCATCAGTACGAGGGCTACGGCCGCCACCGCGCCGACGACCGCCAGCCGGGCCGCCCCGAGCAGCTCCCCGGTGGCCCCGGCGACCAGCTGCCCACGGCCCGCCCCGCCTACCCCGGCGAGTACCAGCGCCCCGAACCCGGCGCCTGGCCCCGGCCGCAGCAGGACGAGTACAGCTGGCAGCAGCCGCGCCTCGGCTTCCCCGAGCGCGACCCGTACGCGACACCGTCCGCGCAGGAGTCGTACCCCCAGGAGCCGTACCCCAAGGACGCGTACGCCTCACCGCCCCAGGACTACCGCCCGCAGCCGATGGACCGCCCGCCCTACGACGGCCAGCGCCCCGACTACGAGCAGCAGCGCGCGGACTACGACCAGCCCCGGCGGGACGACTACGACAAGCCCGGCCCGCGCCGCGACGACTACGACCAGCCCGGCCCGCGCCGCGACCTGCCCGAGCCGCCCTCCGCCGGCGGGCACGCGCACCGCGGGGGACACGGTGGCTCCGCACTGCCCTCGGCCGGTGGCGCTCCCGGCCCGTCGGCCGCGAAGCCCGCGCCGGCGAGCGGCCCCGGTGAGCCCACCGCACGCCTGAACCCGAAGTACCTCTTCGACACCTTCGTCATCGGCGCCTCCAACCGCTTCGCGCACGCGGCCGCGGTGGCCGTCGCCGAGGCGCCCGCGAAGGCGTACAACCCCCTGTTCATCTACGGGGAGTCGGGGCTCGGCAAGACGCACCTGCTGCACGCGATCGGGCACTACGCGCGGAGCCTGTACCCCGGCACGCGCGTGCGTTATGTGAGCTCGGAGGAGTTCACCAACGAGTTCATCAACTCCATCCGCGACGGCAAGGGCGACAGCTTCCGCAAGCGGTACCGGGAGATGGACATCCTGCTCGTCGACGACATCCAGTTCCTCGCGGACAAGGAGTCGACGCAGGAGGAGTTCTTCCACACCTTCAACACGCTCCACAACGCGAACAAGCAGATCGTGCTCTCCAGCGACCGGCCGCCCAAGCAGCTGGTGACACTGGAGGACCGGCTGCGGAACCGTTTCGAGTGGGGTCTGATCACCGACGTCCAGCCGCCCGAGCTGGAGACCCGGATCGCGATCCTGCGCAAGAAGGCGGTCCAGGAGCAGCTCAACGCCCCGCCGGAGGTGCTGGAGTTCATCGCCTCCCGGATCTCACGGAACATCCGTGAGCTGGAGGGCGCGCTGATCCGGGTGACGGCGTTCGCGTCGCTCAACCGGCAGCCGGTGGACCTGGGCCTGACGGAGATCGTCCTCAAGGACCTGATCCCCGGCGGCGAGGACTCGGCTCCCGAGATCACCTCGACGGCGATCATGGGCGCCACGGCGGACTACTTCGGCCTGACCGTCGAGGACCTGTGCGGCACCTCGCGCGGGCGCGCGCTGGTGACCGCCCGGCAGATCGCCATGTACCTGTGCCGCGAGCTCACCGACCTCTCCCTGCCGAAGATCGGTGCCCTGTTCGGCGGCCGTGACCACACGACCGTCATGCACGCGGACCGCAAGATCCGCAATCTGATGGCCGAGCGGCGCTCCATCTACAACCAGGTCACCGAGCTGACCAACCGCATCAAGAACGGCTGA